A stretch of DNA from Silvanigrella paludirubra:
AAAATATCTTTAGATCTTTTTGATGCTCTTGATAAAGATGAATATAAAAACAAATCAGAAACAACTGCAATTATCCGTATAGAACAACTTTATCCATTTCATATGGAAAAGGCAATAAGCATATTATCTCACTATAAAAATGTAAAAGTGATTGGTTGGGTTCAAGAAGAGCCAGCAAATATGGGTGCCTGGAGTTATATTCGCAATGAACTCCATAATGTAATTAAAAAGTCAGGAATACAAAATGAAATTTATTACTTTGGAAGAAGCCGAAGAGCAACGCCTGCTGTAGGACTTGAAAAACAACATTTTATAGAACAAGAGAAAGTAATTAAAGGTGCACTTGAAGCAAATCATTCAATAGAAGTATAAATCTATATTTGAATGATTTGTTACCTTTAATCATTTTCAAAAAAATTAATTCTACTTTTTAAATATATTCGTTCTTTATTTCCAAAAAATAAAAATTTAGTTATATTCTTATAAAGATTTTCTGAACCTATTGAAGACAATTCAAAATACATATATGAATTAATTCTAGTTCTTTAAATACATAAGAGGAATTCTATGTCTAAACGAATGAGTATTACTATTACAGCTTTGGTTATAGTTTTTGGTGCTATTTTTGGTTGGTATGGACTCCGTCAATACTTTATGAAAAAGTTTTTTTCTACTTTTGAACCACCACCTGTTGTTGTCTCCGTTGCAAAAGCAAAATCAGACAATTGGCAACCGTATTTAAATTCAGTAGGTTCTTTAAGCTCCATCAACGGAGTGGATATTAGCGCAGAAACATCTGGACAAGTTAAAGCAATTTATTTTGATTCAGGTAAATTTGTAAAACAAGGTGAACCGCTTGTACAACTTGATGACTCTAGTGAACAAGCGCAGCTTAAAGATATTTCTGCACAGCTTCAATTAGCTCAAGTGAATGACAAACGTATTAAACAATTATTTTCTCAAGGGGCCGCTTCGCAGTCATCTGTTGATGATTCCGCTTCAAAAGTAAAACAACTTCAAGCGAATTACGAAAATGCACGATCCATGATTGCAAAAAAACTAATAAGAGCTCCCTTTAGCGGAAAAATTGGAATCAAACAAGTTAACATTGGCCAATACATTCAAGCTGGTTTTGCTTGTGCCAGTTTGCAAACTTCAAATGCACTTTATGCACAAATTACATTGCCACAACAAGACACAAATAAAATTGCAATACACCAAGAAGTTCTTATCAACGTTGATGCTTACCCAAATTTAGTTTTTAAGGGTAAAATTAATGCCATTGATTCCAAAGTAGATGAAGCAACAAGAACTATTCATGCACAAGCTACAATTGATAACTCTGAAAATAAATTGTTACCTGGTATGTTTACTTCTGTAAAAGTTGCACTACCTATTATTCCTAATTCAATTATTTTACCTCAAACAGCAATTACCTATACTCTTTATGGTGATTCCGCCTTTATTGTTACTTTACTTGATAAAAAAACAGATAAAGGAGATCCATTGGGAACAGTTAAAAGAGTTTTTGTCAAAACAGGTGAAAAACGCGACAACTCCGTTGTTATTCTTGAAGGAATTAAAGAAGGTGATCTTGTTGTTAGCAGCGGGCAGCTTAAATTAGTTGATGGATCTAAAATTGCTATTAACAATTCTGTTAATTTATAAAAGTGTGAGCTAGCAGAGGAAAAAAATGAAATTCACTGATATTTTTATCCAAAGGCCAGTGCTTGCCACTGTTGTCAGTATCTTAATATTTATGGTGGGCTTAAAATCCGTATTTAACTTGGATTTAAGACAATATCCTAAAGTTGAAAATACCGTTATTACTGTCATGACAACTTATCCTGGAGCCAATGCAGAACTCATGCAAGGCTTTATTACACAACCAATACAAACTTCTGTCTCTTCTGCAGAAGGAATTGATTATATTAATTCCTCAAGCTCACAAGGCGTAAGTAAAATTGAAATTCACTTAAAATTAAATTTTAATTCGACAACAGCTTTTGGTGATATCTCAGCAAAAGTAAACGCAGTTAGAGCAGTTATACCTAAAGAAGCAAATGATCCTGTCATAACAAAAACAACGGGAAGCACGCTTGCAGCTTTATATATAAGTTATTCAAGTGATAAAATGTCTGGACCACAAATTTATGATCTTTTAAGCCGTGTTGTACAACCGAAAATGCAGTCTGTTTCAGGTGTGGCAAGCGCCGATATTTTAGGCGGAAATCCTTTTGCAATGCGTATTTGGCTAAGGCCACAAAAAATGGCGGCACTAGGCATAACTGCAGATGATGTTGGCCAAGCACTGCGCGCGAATAGTTACCTTTCTGCAGCAGGACAATTAAAAGGCCAATACACAATTACAAATATAAGTGCACAAACCGATTTACATAATGAACAAGAATTCAAAGATCTTGTTGTAAAACAAGTTAAAGGCAAATTAATTCGCATGAGAGATGTTGCCGATGTTGAACTTGGCTCACAAAGCTATTCTTCTTCTGTTACTTTTAATGGAAAAAAAGGTGTATTCATTGGAATTCAACCTGTTCCCTCTGCCAATCCATTAACTGTAGTTAAAGACGTTAGAAAAATGATCCCTATTATTGAAAAAGATCTTCCTCCGTCTTTAAAACAACTTATTGTATATGACTCAACTGAATTTATTTCTGCATCAATCGATGACGTTATTAAAACTTTGGTTGAAGCTACATTCATTGTTATTGTTGTTATCTTTTTATTTTTAGGATCCCTTCGTTCCGTTAGTATTCCAATTGTAACTATTCCTTTATCACTTATTGGCGTTTGTTCCATTATGCTTTTATTAGGTTATTCCATTAACCTTTTAACTTTGCTAGCCATGGTTCTTGCCATTGGATTAGTTGTTGATGATGCTATTGTTGTTGTTGAAAATATCCAACGTCATATAGAAGAAGGCAAGTCACCTTATGATGCCGCTATTATCGGAGCACAAGAAATTGCTGTTCCAGTAATAACAATGACTATTACATTAGGAGCTGTTTATGCTCCAATTGGTCTTATGGGTGGATTAACAGGAGCATTATTTAAAGAATTTGCTCTTACCCTTGCTGCTGCCGTTGTTGTTTCTGGAGTTATTGCGTTAACTTTATCACCCATGATGTGTTCTAAAATTCTAATACATGAACCATCCGATAAAGGTTTTGCAAAATGGTTAGATAAAAAATTTAATCAATTACAAAATAAGTATGAAAATTTACTTCATAGTGTTCTTCAATATAAACCTGTAGTAATTGTTTTTGGTTCTGCCATTCTTGTCAGTGTTTATTTCTTATTTGCCCTTACTCCAAAAGAACTTGCACCAAAAGAAGATCAAGGCTTTTTAGCTATGATTTCTACAGCCCCTCAATATGCTAATGTTCGCTATCTTGAAAAATATACAACAGAAATAGATAAAATTTTACAGAAGTACGATGAAAGAGCTGCAAACTTTAATGTAAATGGAATGGGTGCTGAAAACTCTGCTTTTTCAGGACTTATATTTACTCCATGGGGCGATCGAAAACGCTCAGCAATAAAGTTACAAGAAGTTATTCAAAAAGAATTATCACAAATTGCGGGATTAAAATCTTTCATATTTTCTATGCCCGATCTTCCTACAGGGGCGAATGGACTTCCAGTTCAATTTATTTTAAAAACAACGGATGATTATAAAGTTCTTTATGGTGTAATGGAAGAACTAAAAGTAATAGCAAAAAAGAGTGGTTTATTTATTGTACTTGATAGTGATTTAAGCTACGAATCACCTCAATTAAATGTTAAAATAGATAAAAACAAAGCCACTGAAATGGGAATTACAATGCAAACAATTGGTAATTCTTTAGCAACTATGTTAAGCGGAGCATATACAAATTTATATAATATGAATGGAAGAAGCTACCAAGTCATTCCTCAATTAAAAGATGCCGACAGAAGCAATCAAGACGAGCTCAACAAAGCTTATATTCGAAATGCAAGTGGTACTCTTGTTCCTTTATCTAACTTTGTTAGCTATGAAATAGCTTCTGTTCCAAATACTTTAAATCAGTTTCAGCAATTAAATTCTGCAACATTTTCTGCAGTCATGATGCCAGGTCAAACAACAGCTACAGGTTTAAATTTCTTAAAAAATGAAGCTGAAAAAATAATGCCTCGTGGCATGTCCTACGATTTTTCTGGTGACTCAAGAACAGAACAAAGTGAAGGAAATGCATTAATAGCAACCTTCGCCTTTGCTTTAATCGTTATTTTCTTGGTTCTTGCCGCGCAATTTGAAAGCTTCCGAGATCCCCTAATTATTATGATTAGTGTTCCCATGGCGATATGTGGTGCCTTAATTCCTTTAAATTTGGGATTAGCTACTATAAATATTTATACTGAAATTGGCTTAATCACTTTAATTGGTCTTATTACAAAACATGGTATTTTAATGGTTGAATTTGCGAATGAATTGCAACATAAAGATAAAATTGATCTCCAAGCAGCAATTCAAAAAGCAGCTTCTGTAAGACTACGTCCTATATTAATGACAACAGCGGCAATGGTTTTAGGTGTAATCCCTTTAATTATTGCTTCGGGAGCAGGAGCAGCAAGCCGATTTAATATTGGCTTAGTTATTGCGTCTGGTTTATCTATTGGTACTTTATTTACATTATTTATTGTTCCAACTATGTACACAATTATTGCAAAAAGCAGAGTTCATCCCTCTAAATAAATAGAGGGATTTAATTTTCAAAATTTTCATATTTATATTTAAAAATTAAAAAATTATTCAATCCTCATCCAGTAAATAAACAAAAAAAATCAATTACATATCATTTTTTTGACAACATTTTTACTTTAATATTTTTTTGATAATATAAAAATATATATTTATTAAATTGAAGAAAAGAGGAAATTTTTATGAAAAAAAAATATATCTATTTATCATTATTAAGTTCAATTATTTTAATAAACTCTTCAATTTTTGCTTTAACAAATACCGAAATTAAACAAGGATTAAGCGAAAGTTATGAGAAGTTCAAAAATTTGAATACTGGAAAAAATGCAGATTATATTCCAGATTTGGCAAAAGTAAACTCTTCATTATTTGGAATTGCAATAGCTACAAATGAAGGAAAAATTGAATCTATTGGTAATGTAGATACCCCTTTTTCAATACAATCCATTTCAAAACCACTTATCTATGGCCTTGCTTTAAAAGATAATGGAGAAATTATTAATGAAAAGGTTGGTTTAGATGCTACGGGACATAAATTCAATTCCATAGAATCAATTGAAAACAATCCAACCCATATTCAAAACCCAATGGTGAATGCGGGTGCAATTCAAGTCACAAGCTTCATAAAGGGAAAAACAAGCTCTGAAAAATGGGAAAGAGCTTTAAGTTTTATAAATAAATTAAGTGACGGTAAATTATATCTAGGAGAATCTGTCTATAAATCAGAAACTTCAACAAATTTAAGAAATCAAGCCATTACACGTTTATTAAATTCATATAATATGTTGAATAGTGAGCCAATGGATGCGCTCGATCGTTACACTAAAGCATGCTCAATTATGCTAACTACTAAACAATTAGCAATTATTGGTGCTACTTTAGCAAATAACGGGACAAATCCTTTAACACGACAGAATATTATAGAAGCTAACTATGTGCACTACATGCTTTCAGAAATGGCGGTAAATGGACTTTACGAAACAAGTGGCCAATGGTGGGTACACGTTGGTATACCTTCAAAAAGTGGTGTAGGTGGAGGTATTCTTGCCGTTGTTCCAAATAAAATGGCTATCGTTGTTTTTTCTCCTCCACTAGATCCATCAGGAAATAGTGTACGTGGCCAAGAAGTTATAAAATATCTCTCTAAAAAATGGAATCTTCATTATTTAGATCAAAAACAATAATTTGTAATTCTTACTAATATTAAAAATTCCAAAGTTCCAAACATTTGGAGATATAAATGCTAAAAAAATTCAGTATCAAAAGAAAAATGTTATTTTGGAATATTTTAATCATAATCGTATTTAATATCGTGTTAATTTATCTTTCAAATGATGCGCTTAATCGGCTTATGAAAGAAAAACAAATAAAAATAAATTCACTAACGGATGTAGCAGAAGATATTGTCTATAAATATATTAAGCTTGAAAAAGAAGGTAAAATGTCACATACAGCCGCAATGGCTGCAGCTGCAGATGCCGTCGAATTTTTCAGATACGAAAATGGAAATTATATCTTTATTGATGATTATGATCAAAGACAAATAGTGAATCCAACAAGGCCTGAAAATAAAGGACAGCTTCAACCCACAGCACCTGAAATGCTAAAAAGACTCCATGATATGATGGATAATAAAAGTCCTGGAGAGTATTTTTATTACACAGCAAAAAAACCTGGGTCTACTTCTTTCTTGCCAAAAATGTCTTTTACCAAACCAATTCCAGAATGGAAATGGTACATTGGAACTGGAATTTATATGGATGATATTGCAGACCAAAAGATAAATTATATTGTTGAAATCAGCATTATTTGTTCCATCATTTTTATTTTTCTAATGGTAATTTCAACTTTATTTTCAAATTCAATCACAGTACCTCTATCAAAAATAGCCACATCTTTACTAAATTCTTCAAATGAAATGGAATCAAAATCTTTAAACTTAACAAAGATGAGCGAAGAAGTTGGAAATTCTTCAAGATCTCAGGCTGATTCAATACAAGAAACAGCAGCAGCAATTGCAGAAGTAACAAGCATGATTGCAAGAACATCTAAGTTAACAGAACAATCAGGTGAACTTGCTCATATCATCGCTGAAGGAACACAAAATGGAGAAGAATCCGTAAAACGCATGGTAACATCTATGGAAGCGATTCAAGAATCAAGTCAGAGGCTTTCTGATATCGAAACAATCATTAAACAAATTGAAAGCAAAACAATGGTTATCAATGAAATTGTTTCTAAAACAGAATTGCTTTCACTCAATGCATCAATTGAAGCCGCAAGGGCAGGAGAATACGGAAAAGGTTTTGCTGTTGTAGCAGAAGAAGTAGGTAATCTTGCGAATACGAGCGGCAAGTCTTCAAATGAAATTAGAGAATTATTAGAAAAAAGCAGAGTTAGCGTTCAAGACATTCTACAACTCACAGTTCAAAGAGTATCAGAAGGCCAGGAAAAAACTCGATTGGTAGCGACTACATTTGAAAAAATAACTCAAGATGTAAATAATATAAATACGCAAATGCAACAAATAACAGAAGCAACAAAGGAACAAGAAATTGGTGTAAAACAAATTGCAACCGCAATGGCAAGAATAGACTCTTCTGCAATTAATAACTTATCAAATGCTGAAAAGTCTGTTCAAGCATCTTCACAAGTTTTTGATATTAGTAAAATATTAAAAACAATTTCAAAAGAAACAGAAGATATTATATTTGGAGAAAAAAAAGCAATATAAATTTAAACACTTAATTACAACTAAACATTGAAACCATATTCAAAATATTAAAGTTTCATCTCGTCAAGAAAAAAATTGACTTTATTCAATAATATAAATTTGACATAATTTTTTATGAAATTGATATAAAGTAAATATATTAACATTTTTTCAAAGAGAAAAAACATGAAAAAGAAAAGCCTTGCTTTTAAACTTTACACATCCATATTTATTTTACTAAGTATTATTCTTATTACATCTATTTATACAGTAACAATGATTATAAAAACAAGTAAATTCGCAGATGAAACCGCCTTGAGCTGGCTTCCAAGTGTTGATACAGCTCAACGTATCGTTGCAAAAATTGTATTATTAAAGTCACAGCAATATGAACTTTTAACGCTATCAGATAAAGATGAATATTTAGATCAAATTGTTTTAATAAATGATACAATTAAAGCAATAGATGCCTTAATTGCCATATATGAAACAGAAATTACAGAAGCAGAAGAACAAACTGAATTGCAAAAATTCTTACCAATTTGGTCTGAAATTAAAAGTTTTGCACAAGATATCTTTAAAAGTGCTGAAAATAATAATGAAAAAGAAGCTCTCAATTTAATTAAAATAAAATCAGCTCCCCTTTTTAAGAAAGCAGAATATATCTTTTTTGAAATTGCAGATATTAATTACAAAGGAGCTATTGCTTCTACTCGTAGGGGAACTTTTTTTACTGAACTTACTATATTTAGTATGATCTTTATATTATCATTAAGTATATTAATTTCATTTATCATTTTTAGGATCATAAATACTTCAAGTAATTCAATTAAACATGGTATTGAAAATCTAAAAAAACAAAGTATTACGACAAATGATATTGCCATTTTACTAAAAGAGGGCGCAAATTCATTATCAAAAACTGTGGTTGAACAAGCGGATGCTGTTTTAAAAACAGGTGCCGCAGTCAATCAAATTACAAGTATGGTAAATAGAACTTCAGAAAACTCGAATGAATCAAGAAAAATTGCAGAAAATGCCACTTTAACCGCAAATGAGGGACAGGCAATTATGCAAAAACTTGTTTCTGCTATGCAAAACATCCAAGAATCAAATAGCAAATTGCAAAATATTGCAGAAATCATTGCACAGATAAATTCAAAAACAGCGATGATTAATGATATTGTTTCTAAAACAGAATTGCTTTCACTCAATGCATCAATTGAATCTGCAAGAGCTGGAGAACATGGCAAAGGATTTGCCGTTGTTGCAGAAGAAGTTGGGGCGTTAGCAAAAATTAGTGGTAAATCAGCTAATGAAATTCAAGAATTAATTACAAAAAGCCAAGAACAGGTGAATAAAATTCTTGCCATCACAAAAGAAAGAATTGATGAAGGAAAATCTGTAACAACAGAAGCGCAATCTGCTTTTCAAAAAATTGCGGATTATATTTCTTCGATGACAAATGCAATATCACAAATATCTGATGCCACAAAAGAACAAGAGGTTGGTGTAAGACAAATTGCTGCATCAATGGGAGATATTGATAAAACGACCGTATATAGTAAAAATGCAGCAGAGACCAATTTAAACTCTGCAAATAAATTAGTTAATGAAAGTGTTAAACTTGATACAACAGCTAAAGAAATAGAAGTTTTAATTAAAGGGGATATATAGTTTATGCCAAAATTATTTTATAATTTTAAAAAAATAATTATAATTTTTACTTTTATTTTTCAAATAATTATTTATAGTCCTTTTGTTTATCCAGATGCCATTTCAGATATTCGCAAAAAAAATGAAGTTGTTTTTGGAATAAAAGACAATTTGGTGCCATTTGGTTACATAAACAAAACAGATAAAAAAACCAGAAAACTTGAGGGTTACGATATTGATTTTGCAAATGAAATCGCTAATAAATTAAATCTTAAAGCTGTTTTTAAACCTGTAAATTCATCGAATAGAATTCCATTATTATTAAAAAAAGATGTTGATATATTAATTTGTACTATGACAATTACAGAAAAAAGAAAAGAGGAAATTGATTTTAGTCATCAATATTTTGTTTCTAAACAAAAATTTTTAGTTCATAAGGAAACAGTGCATGAATTAAAAGATTTAGAAGGTAAAATTATTGTTACCTCAAAAGGCTCAACTGCTGAAACTAATACAAAAAAGTTTCTTCCAAAAGCAAAAGTTTTAGGTTTAGAAGATTATTCTCAAGCAGCACATGCACTTTATCTTGAAAAAGTATTTGCAATTACTACTGATGAGTCCGTTTTATCTGGTATTTTATCTAATATGAAAAGTAAATCTGATTTTGAAATCACAAAATTCGATATTTCTTCTGAGCCTTATGGGATTGGAGTAAGAAAAAATTCGGATGATTTATTAAGATTAATAAATGATACTTTAGAAGAAATGGAAAGAACGGGAAAGGCAAAAGAAATTTTTGATAAATGGTTTGGCCCTTCTTCATCTGTTCCATTAACAAGAGATTTTAAAATTGAACCAGCGAAATTAGGGTCTAGTAAAAATTAAAATTTACAATTGCCTGGTGTACGTGGAAAAGGAATTACATCACGAATATTACCCATTCCAGTAATCCACATAATTAATCTTTCCAAACCTAAACCAAATCCAGCATGAGGGACAGAACCAAAACGGCGTAAAGAAACATACCAGTCCATGTGTTCTGCATCTATTCCTTTTAATTTCATTCGTTTCTTTAAAATGTCTTCACGATCTTCTCTTTGACTACCACCAACAACTTCGCCAATTCCAGGCATTAAAACATCCATCGCTCGAACTGTTTTTCCATCGTCATTTAAATACATATAAAATGCTTTTTGTTCTTCAGGATAGTCATAAACAATTGTAGGTGATTTAAAGTGTTCTTCACAAAGGTAACGTTCATGTTCACTTTTTAAATCACATCCCCAAAACAAGGGATTTTCAAATTCTTTGCCGCATTTTTTCAAAATATCAATGGCCTCAGTATAACTTACACGAATAAATGGATTTTCTAAGGCCATTCTTAAGTATTGTCTTGTATCAATTTGATTTTTTTGAATACAAACATCAATGTCATCATGACAATTTTCTAAAATATCAGAGACAACATAACGAATCATATCTTGAGCAAGATTCATATTGTCTTCTATATCAGCAAAAGCAACTTCAGGTTCCACCATCCAAAACTCAGCAAGGTGTCTTGAGGTATTTGAATTTTCAGCGCGAAAGGTTGGACCAAAAGTATAAACTTTATTCATACCCATAGTTAACAACTCGCCTTCGAGTTGTCCCGTTACGCACAGCATTGAGGGTTCAGAAAAAAAGTCTTTTTCAAAATCTACTTTTCCGTCTTTTGTTTTTGGAACGTTAGCTAGATCAAAGTTTGTTACTTTAAATGATTCTCCTGCACCTTCTCCATCTGCTGTAGTAAGAAGTGGAGTATGAACGTAACAAAATCCTTTTTCAACAAAAAAGCGATGAATTGCAAAACTCACTCGACTACGAATTCTAAAAATACTGGAGAACGTAGAAGTTCTTGCACGCATATGTGCATTTTCACGTAAGTATTCCAATGTCATTTCTTTTTTTTGCAAAGGAAAAGTTTCTGGATCTGCAAATCCAAAAACCTCTATAGAAGAAGCCTGCATTTCATATTTTTGTCCTTTTCCCGGACTTAAAACGAGATTACCTTCTATTTTAAGAGAACAACCTGTTGTTAATTTTTCTACTTCTGCATAATTTGGTAAATTTGCATCTACAATTACTTGTAATGATTTAGCGCAAGTTCCATCATTAATTTCTAAAAATGAGAATTTCTTAGAACCTCTTTTGGTTCTGACCCATCCCGCTATTACTATTGTGGAGGGAGAAATGTTGTCCGCATGAATCTCGGAAATCTGGGTCAATCCAGAAAGTAAAGTTGCCATTGTTTCACCTTCAAATATTTAATAAAATCAGTTTGCTAATCATTATTAGGGTTTAAGTATTTTTGGTACTATATTTATAACCTACCCAAAGCTCACAGTATGTCACAAGCTTTGGATAAGCGCAATGTATTCTATTTTCACTGAAACGAATTATCTATCGTACTTATGAGTTTTATCTAAAACATTTGGGAGAATTACATTGACCTTCTTCAAATTTATAAATCATTTTAAGAAGATTTTTATCATTTTATTCTTTTTTATATCAAACAAATTCTGTTTTGCTCAAAATACAGGGACAAGACAAAATGAACGAAATAATGAGCGCTGGTCCCTTTCTACCTATTTTACGGAAAGAGCAAAATTAAAACAGTCCGATTTATTAATTCGATTTTATAGTGATGGATCTGGTAAAAATCGCCCCCGCATTGAACCTTTTGCCTATGGACTTTGGTACAATGGCTTATTAAGTGATGGAAGTACCTGGGAAGGCATAGGGTACGGAGGAAGTTTATACTTTAATAATTTTATTTCAGGTATTTTTAAAATACCCACTCCAAATATTGTGCCAGGAGTATTTGGAGAACATAGAGAAGAAATGTCTAGAAATATAAGTCGAATTGATTCCTATGGTCCCTCACTTCGTTTCTTTGGGCGCAATCAGCAAGACTCGGCCTTATTTATCAATTTAAAAAATACACAAAGAGATTTACAGGGACAATATTATGAAGAGTGGAATTGGGAAACAGCGGCTGTTATTTATATCGCTCAAAATATTCGTTTAGAAGGATCGTGGTTATTTTCAAATGACGACTGGCCTGCTTTTTCTTCGAATTATGCTAAACAAAGTGGATTTAAACTTGGTGGTGGGATTGAAATTGGTTTTTTTCGGGTTAGCGGTTTTTTTGAAAAAAATTCTTTTATTATTAAAAATCCAAATTATACTTTAAATCCAAATGCATTAAAATCTTTTGATGAAATTCGGCGCGTCATTCAAGTGGGTATATCAATTTAATATTGAAAATATTATAAATTACTCGAAATTCCTAACATGACAATTAAAGAACTTAAATCTGCAGATGGATAATTGGATTTAGAATCTATTATATTAATTGTATATTTTGCATTAAATGTTTTTTGATACACTGCTGTCAAACTAAATATAGAGTTTTTATCATTTTTATAAGCCACTCCCGATGTCACTCCATAAAAATCAGAATCTATAATACCTTCAGAACTCACATCTGTTCCCGCATATTTATTTGTAAAAAATCCCATCCTTAAAAAAATATTATCATATATATTTGTGTCAGAACCTAACGAAACATTTAATATAGGCTTTACACTAAAATAGTCAATATCAGAGTGAACTCCAGTATGATAATCTAAGTCTAAACCCAATAAAGAAACATTTAAAATTTGCCAAGCCATACCAAAACGAATTTCAAAAGGCATCTTTTTTAAAAAACTTTTATTATTAATAGAATTTTCTAAAAATCCATATTGATAAACTGGAGATCCATCGTCAGAATTAATAAAACCTGGGCCAAGTGGGGAACTATTAGCATCTGTAATTACGAAAGAACTTGTAGAATGTCCAAGAGCCTCTTTTATAATTGGGTATTTATAATTCAAACTAAGACCAATTGAAAAACTTTCAATCAATTTGTATAATACTCCAAAATTTAAGCTTACCCCTCTAATTAA
This window harbors:
- a CDS encoding transporter substrate-binding domain-containing protein, whose translation is MPKLFYNFKKIIIIFTFIFQIIIYSPFVYPDAISDIRKKNEVVFGIKDNLVPFGYINKTDKKTRKLEGYDIDFANEIANKLNLKAVFKPVNSSNRIPLLLKKDVDILICTMTITEKRKEEIDFSHQYFVSKQKFLVHKETVHELKDLEGKIIVTSKGSTAETNTKKFLPKAKVLGLEDYSQAAHALYLEKVFAITTDESVLSGILSNMKSKSDFEITKFDISSEPYGIGVRKNSDDLLRLINDTLEEMERTGKAKEIFDKWFGPSSSVPLTRDFKIEPAKLGSSKN
- the asnS gene encoding asparagine--tRNA ligase; the encoded protein is MATLLSGLTQISEIHADNISPSTIVIAGWVRTKRGSKKFSFLEINDGTCAKSLQVIVDANLPNYAEVEKLTTGCSLKIEGNLVLSPGKGQKYEMQASSIEVFGFADPETFPLQKKEMTLEYLRENAHMRARTSTFSSIFRIRSRVSFAIHRFFVEKGFCYVHTPLLTTADGEGAGESFKVTNFDLANVPKTKDGKVDFEKDFFSEPSMLCVTGQLEGELLTMGMNKVYTFGPTFRAENSNTSRHLAEFWMVEPEVAFADIEDNMNLAQDMIRYVVSDILENCHDDIDVCIQKNQIDTRQYLRMALENPFIRVSYTEAIDILKKCGKEFENPLFWGCDLKSEHERYLCEEHFKSPTIVYDYPEEQKAFYMYLNDDGKTVRAMDVLMPGIGEVVGGSQREDREDILKKRMKLKGIDAEHMDWYVSLRRFGSVPHAGFGLGLERLIMWITGMGNIRDVIPFPRTPGNCKF